From one Caminicella sporogenes DSM 14501 genomic stretch:
- the mraY gene encoding phospho-N-acetylmuramoyl-pentapeptide-transferase produces the protein MIQYKQLMITIGISFFIALILGPIVIPILQKLKAGQSIRHEGPKTHYSKAGTPTIGGIIIIAAVFITTISSGRLNTDLYIVMFATLAFGFIGFIDDFIKVVLKRNLGLKAYQKLIGQVLIAIGIAVYQAKISSYGTQILIPFFNKHYLDLGILYIPYIVFVVVATTNSVNLTDGLDGLAAGVTLIVSSFFSLVALNWGYPSIAVFCGALTGACLGFLKFNAHPAKVFMGDTGSMALGGAIASVAILMNLTLFIPIVGGIYFAEALSVIIQVISFKLTGKRVFKMSPLHHHFELCGWKETKVVIVFWSVTLILCIIGLYALK, from the coding sequence ATGATACAGTATAAACAGCTAATGATTACAATTGGTATATCGTTTTTTATTGCATTAATATTAGGACCGATAGTTATACCTATACTTCAAAAACTTAAAGCAGGACAGAGTATTAGACATGAAGGACCTAAAACCCACTATTCTAAAGCGGGAACTCCTACAATAGGTGGTATTATTATAATTGCAGCAGTGTTTATAACTACAATTTCTTCTGGAAGATTAAATACAGATTTATATATTGTAATGTTTGCAACATTAGCTTTTGGATTTATTGGCTTTATTGATGACTTTATTAAAGTAGTCTTAAAACGCAATTTAGGTCTTAAAGCTTATCAAAAGTTAATCGGGCAGGTTTTAATAGCTATTGGTATTGCTGTATATCAGGCTAAAATATCGAGTTATGGAACGCAAATATTAATACCTTTTTTCAATAAGCATTATTTAGATTTGGGAATATTATATATACCTTACATAGTTTTTGTAGTAGTTGCTACTACTAACAGTGTAAATTTAACAGATGGATTAGATGGTCTTGCTGCAGGTGTTACTTTAATTGTTTCTTCATTTTTTAGTTTAGTAGCTTTAAATTGGGGGTATCCAAGTATTGCAGTATTTTGTGGAGCTTTAACAGGAGCTTGTTTAGGGTTTTTAAAATTTAATGCACATCCTGCAAAAGTATTTATGGGAGATACAGGTTCTATGGCATTAGGAGGAGCAATAGCTTCTGTAGCTATATTAATGAATTTGACTTTATTTATTCCCATAGTTGGCGGGATATATTTTGCTGAAGCACTATCTGTAATCATTCAAGTTATTTCGTTTAAGCTGACAGGTAAAAGAGTATTTAAGATGAGTCCACTTCATCATCATTTTGAATTGTGTGGTTGGAAAGAAACTAAGGTAGTTATAGTTTTTTGGAGTGTTACATTAATTTTATGTATAATAGGATTATATGCACTTAAGTAA
- a CDS encoding UDP-N-acetylmuramoyl-tripeptide--D-alanyl-D-alanine ligase: MEISIKDILSATGGEILSGNENLIISGISIDSRKIKEGYLFIPIIGQRFDGHMFIEDAFSLGAVAALTSRDLDIKISEDKTIIKVDDTLKSLQKIAQFLLKKTDIPVVAVTGSTGKTTTKEFISSVLSEKYKILKNEGNFNNHIGLPLTILKLKKEHDIAVLEMGMSNRGEIDVLSKLTKPKIGIITNIGISHIENLGSRKAIFKAKMEIANYMDKNSILIVNGDDDFLGTLKKSEFDFKIFSVGFKKTNDIYVEKIINSNTNEVEFLVCIENKSFNFKIKVPGIHNVYNALFAIAVGVVFKIPIDDIIKGLKKYKGSKMRLNIFKTSKGITVINDCYNASPDSMKAALEILKNIEGKRKIAVLGDMFEMGEYSESAHSEVGKMVVEKNIDLLITVGKESRMIAKTAIEKGLKSERVFTAEKNDTAINLIKDIIKQDDVILVKGSRGMKMEEIVHFLQERS; encoded by the coding sequence TTGGAAATAAGTATAAAAGATATACTTTCTGCAACAGGTGGGGAAATTTTATCTGGAAATGAAAATTTGATAATAAGTGGTATATCAATAGATTCTAGAAAAATAAAAGAAGGATATTTGTTTATACCTATTATAGGACAAAGATTCGATGGACATATGTTTATAGAAGATGCTTTTTCTTTAGGTGCAGTAGCAGCTTTAACTAGTAGAGATTTAGATATAAAAATAAGCGAAGACAAAACTATAATAAAAGTTGATGATACATTGAAATCGTTACAAAAAATAGCACAGTTTCTTTTAAAAAAAACTGATATTCCAGTTGTAGCTGTAACTGGGAGTACAGGAAAAACTACAACTAAGGAATTTATAAGCAGTGTTTTATCTGAAAAATATAAAATTCTTAAAAATGAAGGAAATTTTAATAATCATATAGGACTTCCTCTTACTATTTTAAAATTAAAAAAAGAACATGATATAGCTGTTTTGGAAATGGGAATGAGCAACAGAGGAGAGATAGATGTTCTTTCGAAGCTTACAAAACCTAAAATTGGTATAATAACAAATATTGGAATATCACATATAGAAAATTTAGGTTCTAGAAAAGCAATTTTTAAGGCAAAAATGGAAATAGCTAATTATATGGATAAAAATTCAATTTTAATTGTTAATGGAGATGATGATTTTTTAGGTACTTTGAAAAAAAGTGAATTTGATTTTAAAATATTTTCAGTTGGTTTTAAGAAGACAAATGATATATATGTTGAAAAGATAATAAATTCAAATACAAATGAAGTAGAATTTTTAGTGTGTATAGAAAATAAATCGTTTAATTTTAAAATAAAAGTACCGGGAATACATAATGTTTACAATGCACTTTTTGCAATTGCAGTTGGTGTAGTTTTTAAAATACCTATTGATGATATAATTAAAGGTTTAAAAAAATATAAAGGCAGTAAAATGAGATTAAATATATTTAAAACATCTAAAGGAATAACAGTTATTAATGATTGTTATAATGCGAGTCCAGATTCAATGAAGGCAGCTTTAGAAATTCTTAAAAACATTGAAGGTAAAAGAAAAATAGCAGTACTTGGAGATATGTTTGAGATGGGTGAGTATTCAGAAAGTGCACATAGTGAAGTTGGAAAAATGGTAGTAGAAAAGAATATAGATTTACTTATAACAGTTGGAAAAGAGTCAAGAATGATTGCTAAAACTGCTATTGAAAAAGGTTTGAAATCAGAAAGAGTTTTTACAGCAGAAAAAAATGATACAGCAATTAATTTAATTAAAGATATAATAAAACAAGATGATGTTATATTAGTAAAAGGTTCTAGAGGCATGAAAATGGAGGAAATAGTACATTTTTTACAAGAGAGGAGTTAA
- a CDS encoding UDP-N-acetylmuramoyl-L-alanyl-D-glutamate--2,6-diaminopimelate ligase — protein MNLKEILIDIEFDKIFGDKFVKVDGICYDSRKVEKNYLFVCIEGFKTDGHKYIKNAIDKGASAVVIEKITEDIEKYIEENNVVFVKVNNSRKALSKIASNFYKNPSKKLKVIGVTGTNGKTSITHLINTILRENNYKCGLIGTIQNEISGKVYKTSRTTPEAVELHNLFNEMVQNKVDVCTMEVSSHSLDLHRVDDVNFNIGIFTNLTEDHLDYHKDMRSYKNAKIKLFYKTSDVNIINIDDKYGKEIYDEIKKINTKILTYGLNSRCDIYAKDIDMKDSFSSFTLITPKYSGRIRINIPGLFSIYNILASISACYSLGLNYEQILKGVNSIKPVRGRFELVENDRGIKVIVDYAHTPDALRNVLSTIKGFVRGKIITVFGCGGERDSAKRPVMGKIATELSDYVIITNDNPRGEKEDKIINDILKGIDFNEKYTVIKDRYEAIKKALEFANKDDVVLIAGKGHETYQIIGDRVYDFNDKAVAEEILRR, from the coding sequence ATGAATTTAAAAGAAATATTGATTGATATTGAATTTGATAAAATATTTGGGGATAAATTTGTAAAAGTCGATGGAATATGCTATGACTCTAGAAAAGTTGAAAAAAATTACTTGTTTGTATGTATTGAAGGATTTAAAACTGATGGACATAAATATATAAAAAATGCCATTGACAAAGGTGCAAGTGCAGTAGTTATTGAAAAGATAACAGAAGATATTGAAAAATATATCGAAGAGAATAATGTAGTTTTTGTTAAAGTAAATAATAGTAGAAAAGCTCTTTCAAAAATTGCTTCTAATTTTTATAAAAATCCGAGTAAAAAACTAAAAGTTATAGGAGTAACAGGAACGAATGGTAAGACTTCTATTACTCACCTTATAAATACTATACTTAGAGAAAATAATTACAAGTGTGGGTTAATAGGAACGATACAGAATGAAATATCTGGAAAAGTATATAAAACGAGTAGAACAACTCCAGAAGCAGTAGAACTTCACAATTTATTTAATGAAATGGTTCAAAACAAAGTAGATGTATGTACTATGGAAGTTTCTTCTCATTCTTTAGATTTGCATAGAGTAGATGATGTAAATTTCAATATAGGAATATTTACAAATTTAACAGAAGACCATTTGGATTATCATAAAGATATGAGAAGTTATAAAAATGCAAAGATTAAGTTGTTTTATAAAACTTCAGATGTGAATATAATTAATATAGATGATAAATATGGAAAAGAAATTTATGATGAAATAAAAAAGATTAATACAAAAATATTGACATATGGATTAAACAGTAGATGTGATATTTATGCTAAAGATATTGATATGAAGGATTCATTTTCAAGTTTTACTTTAATTACTCCAAAATATTCAGGTAGAATTAGAATAAATATACCGGGATTATTTTCAATATATAATATACTTGCTTCAATATCTGCATGTTATTCATTAGGTTTAAATTATGAACAGATTTTAAAAGGTGTTAATTCTATAAAACCAGTTAGAGGAAGATTTGAACTTGTAGAAAATGATAGAGGGATAAAAGTTATAGTAGATTACGCACATACTCCTGATGCATTGAGAAATGTACTTAGTACTATCAAAGGATTTGTAAGAGGAAAAATTATAACTGTATTTGGATGTGGTGGAGAAAGAGATAGTGCTAAAAGACCTGTTATGGGAAAAATAGCTACTGAATTATCTGATTATGTTATAATTACAAATGACAATCCAAGAGGTGAAAAGGAAGATAAAATAATAAATGACATACTCAAAGGAATAGATTTTAATGAAAAATATACTGTAATCAAAGATAGATATGAAGCTATAAAAAAAGCGTTAGAATTTGCAAATAAAGATGATGTTGTCCTTATAGCTGGAAAAGGACACGAAACATATCAGATTATTGGAGATAGAGTTTATGATTTTAATGATAAAGCTGTAGCTGAAGAAATATTAAGGAGGTAA